The following are encoded together in the Pedobacter sp. D749 genome:
- the ccoN gene encoding cytochrome-c oxidase, cbb3-type subunit I codes for MQLEKFTYDNRIVRNFGIATLVWGIIGMTVGLLVAMQLFKPAMNMGNQYTTFGRIRPLHTNAVIFAFVGNAIFMGVYYSLQRLLKARMFSDVLSKIHFWGWQLIILSAVITLPLGFTTSHEYAELEWPIDIAITLIWVVFGINMFGTIIKRRERHLYVAIWFYIATFVTIAVLHIVNSFELPISFMKSYYVYAGVQDALVQWWYGHNAVAFFLTTPYLGMMYYFLPKMAGRPVYSYKLSILHFWSLIFIYIWAGPHHLLYTSLPGWAQSLGVAFSIMLIAPSWGGMINGLLTLRGAWDKVREDVTLKFMVVALTAYGMATFEGPLLSLKQINGVAHFTDWIVAHVHVGALGWNGFLTFGVLYWLIPRIYKTELYSKKLAGFHFWIGTLGILFYAIPMYWAGFTQGLMWKEFTPEGLLKYPNFLATTLQIIPMHVLRSIGGALYLTGVITMTYNLAKTMLGAKLVANEAAEAMPLSKIVVDSSPADKAWHRVLERKPMKFMVLSLIIILIGGMVEMMPTFTIQSNVPTIASVKPYTALELQGRDLYIREGCVNCHSQTVRPFRSETERYGEYSKAGEFVYDHPFLWGSKRTGPDLHRVGGKYSDAWHYNHLADPTSMSPGSIMPPYPWLIEQQLDISTTASKIRAMQTLGVPYPEGYDKHANDDLKIQAEKIALDLKQNNIKVKSDREIVAIIAYLQRLGTDIKANKETIPSNQ; via the coding sequence ATGCAGCTAGAAAAATTTACTTACGATAACAGGATTGTCAGAAACTTTGGCATTGCCACCCTGGTTTGGGGAATTATAGGGATGACGGTTGGCCTGCTTGTTGCCATGCAGCTTTTTAAGCCAGCAATGAACATGGGCAACCAGTACACCACTTTTGGCAGGATCAGGCCTTTGCACACCAATGCCGTGATTTTCGCCTTTGTGGGAAACGCCATTTTTATGGGCGTTTATTATTCGCTTCAGCGTTTACTTAAGGCCAGGATGTTCAGCGATGTGCTCAGCAAGATTCATTTTTGGGGCTGGCAACTTATTATCTTATCGGCCGTAATTACCCTTCCGCTGGGTTTTACCACCTCACACGAATATGCTGAACTCGAATGGCCAATCGATATCGCCATCACCCTCATCTGGGTGGTTTTCGGCATAAACATGTTCGGTACCATTATTAAAAGGAGAGAGCGTCACCTCTATGTGGCCATATGGTTTTACATTGCCACTTTTGTTACCATCGCGGTGTTGCACATTGTAAACTCTTTTGAGTTGCCCATTTCTTTTATGAAAAGTTACTATGTGTATGCGGGCGTTCAGGATGCGTTGGTACAGTGGTGGTATGGGCATAATGCCGTGGCATTTTTCCTCACTACACCATATCTGGGCATGATGTATTATTTCCTGCCAAAAATGGCGGGTCGACCTGTTTATTCTTATAAACTGAGTATCCTACACTTTTGGTCGCTTATTTTTATCTACATCTGGGCCGGTCCCCATCACTTATTATACACCTCATTACCGGGTTGGGCACAATCGTTAGGCGTTGCTTTTTCCATCATGTTAATTGCACCAAGCTGGGGCGGTATGATCAACGGTTTGTTGACCCTTCGTGGCGCCTGGGATAAAGTAAGAGAAGATGTGACCCTTAAATTTATGGTGGTTGCCCTTACCGCTTATGGTATGGCTACTTTCGAAGGCCCATTATTATCGTTAAAACAGATTAACGGGGTAGCGCATTTTACCGATTGGATTGTAGCCCACGTACATGTTGGCGCTTTGGGCTGGAATGGCTTTTTAACTTTCGGTGTATTGTACTGGTTAATCCCCCGTATTTATAAAACTGAACTCTACTCTAAAAAGCTGGCAGGTTTCCACTTTTGGATCGGTACTTTGGGTATCCTTTTTTATGCCATTCCGATGTATTGGGCAGGTTTTACACAAGGTTTGATGTGGAAAGAATTTACACCTGAAGGTTTATTGAAATATCCTAATTTCCTGGCTACAACCTTGCAGATTATTCCGATGCATGTTTTACGTTCAATTGGTGGTGCACTCTATTTAACCGGGGTAATTACAATGACCTATAACCTGGCCAAAACCATGCTGGGCGCTAAACTTGTAGCCAACGAAGCTGCCGAAGCTATGCCATTATCAAAAATTGTAGTGGATAGTAGTCCTGCCGATAAAGCCTGGCACAGGGTACTGGAACGCAAACCAATGAAATTTATGGTGCTCTCGCTGATCATTATCCTCATTGGGGGAATGGTAGAAATGATGCCGACTTTTACCATCCAATCTAACGTACCCACTATTGCAAGTGTAAAACCATATACTGCGCTAGAATTACAGGGCAGGGATCTATACATCAGGGAAGGTTGTGTAAATTGCCATTCGCAAACCGTTCGACCTTTCCGTTCAGAAACCGAACGTTATGGAGAGTACAGCAAGGCTGGAGAATTTGTTTACGATCACCCGTTTTTATGGGGCAGTAAACGTACCGGACCAGATCTTCACCGCGTAGGAGGAAAGTATTCTGATGCCTGGCATTACAATCACCTGGCTGATCCTACTTCAATGTCGCCGGGAAGTATTATGCCGCCATATCCATGGCTTATTGAACAACAACTTGATATCAGCACTACTGCAAGTAAAATCAGGGCCATGCAAACATTGGGCGTTCCATATCCCGAAGGCTATGACAAACATGCCAATGATGATTTAAAAATACAGGCTGAAAAAATTGCGTTAGACCTGAAGCAGAACAATATCAAAGTTAAAAGCGACCGTGAAATTGTGGCCATTATTGCTTACCTGCAACGTTTGGGTACCGATATCAAAGCCAATAAAGAAACCATTCCTTCAAATCAATAA
- a CDS encoding cbb3-type cytochrome c oxidase N-terminal domain-containing protein has translation MKKIKLLLLSLFLSAASYAAEQKTAEAIVPSQPGLGLSQTEILIILLLLFALVLLFVSLTLLNAFKVMYQEQLNPTKYSGPVKEEALDYDSWLKQKTIKPSLWAKLLSLKPIEEEKNLVIDHSYDGIKELNNPVPAWFNFLFFGTMIFAAGYLFYYHIGGYGDLQDKEYENEMAKAQVEKASYLEKSANTIDESSVKFDNTPTVLADGKTIFNTNCVVCHGDKGQGVIGPNLTDDYWLHGGGINNVFKTIKYGVPEKGMISWEKNLNPKQISAVANFILSLKGSNPAGAKAPQGEKYEAKDLKDNEMKAAKDSVNQADVTKK, from the coding sequence ATGAAGAAGATTAAACTATTGTTATTATCACTGTTTTTATCGGCGGCAAGCTACGCTGCTGAACAAAAAACAGCAGAAGCTATAGTACCTTCTCAGCCTGGATTAGGACTTAGCCAAACTGAAATACTCATTATACTGCTTTTGCTTTTTGCATTGGTACTGCTTTTTGTTTCGCTAACGTTGCTCAATGCATTTAAAGTAATGTACCAGGAACAGTTAAACCCCACTAAATATAGCGGACCTGTAAAGGAGGAGGCGCTTGATTACGATAGCTGGTTGAAACAAAAAACGATAAAACCTTCTTTATGGGCAAAATTATTGAGTTTAAAGCCTATTGAAGAAGAAAAGAACCTGGTGATTGATCATTCTTATGATGGCATTAAGGAACTAAATAACCCGGTGCCGGCCTGGTTCAACTTCCTGTTTTTTGGTACGATGATTTTCGCTGCAGGTTATCTCTTTTATTACCACATTGGTGGCTATGGCGATCTGCAGGATAAAGAATACGAAAATGAAATGGCCAAAGCGCAGGTAGAGAAAGCATCATATCTCGAAAAGTCAGCCAATACCATTGATGAAAGTTCCGTAAAGTTTGATAATACGCCAACGGTACTGGCAGATGGAAAAACCATATTTAACACCAACTGTGTGGTTTGCCATGGCGATAAAGGTCAGGGCGTTATTGGCCCTAACTTAACCGACGATTACTGGTTGCATGGCGGTGGCATTAATAATGTGTTTAAAACCATTAAATATGGCGTTCCGGAAAAGGGAATGATCAGCTGGGAGAAAAACCTTAATCCTAAACAGATCAGTGCTGTGGCTAATTTTATATTGTCGTTAAAAGGAAGCAATCCAGCGGGTGCCAAAGCTCCTCAGGGCGAAAAATACGAAGCGAAAGACTTAAAAGACAATGAGATGAAAGCAGCGAAAGATAGTGTAAACCAAGCCGATGTTACCAAAAAATAA
- the ccoG gene encoding cytochrome c oxidase accessory protein CcoG, whose protein sequence is MLPKNKPESKGRGRNFIYPKKPSGRLYNYRKWVSYVLLLFLFSCPFLKLNGEQLVLLNFIERKFVFFGLIFTPQDFYLFALAMLIFIIFIVCFTVVLGRLWCGWACPQTIFMEMVFRRIEYWIEGDASKQKKLDEGSWNTEKIWKKGSKHFIFLIISFAIANTFLAYMIGSDVLFKIITEPIAGHVSGFISIWLFTFIFYGVFAYVREVVCTVICPYGRLQGVLLDNQSLVVAYDFTRGEPRGRLQRNAPEQKTGDCIDCGLCVQVCPTGIDIRQGTQLECVNCTACIDSCDEVMLKIGKSKNLIGFFNQDFIAERKPYKIGLKSYGYAAVLFVVLMVFSSLIYKRENIQTTVLRASGTLYQSRGADKTSNLYNAELVNKTNKEVKFTFRSQDTSDQIDFIQHATVLPKEGTVHLTFFLIRKNNSIKKYKTDAVFEVLANGEVLSTATTSFFAQPEGND, encoded by the coding sequence ATGTTACCAAAAAATAAACCGGAAAGTAAGGGCAGGGGCAGAAATTTCATTTACCCTAAAAAACCGTCGGGTAGATTGTACAACTACCGCAAATGGGTAAGTTATGTACTGCTGTTATTTTTGTTCTCCTGTCCGTTTCTAAAACTCAATGGTGAGCAATTGGTGCTGCTGAATTTCATCGAAAGGAAATTTGTTTTCTTTGGATTGATTTTTACTCCACAGGATTTTTACCTTTTTGCACTCGCCATGCTCATCTTTATCATCTTCATTGTCTGTTTTACAGTGGTATTGGGCAGGCTGTGGTGCGGATGGGCCTGTCCGCAGACCATTTTTATGGAGATGGTGTTCCGTAGGATAGAATACTGGATTGAGGGCGATGCCAGTAAGCAGAAGAAACTGGATGAAGGATCCTGGAACACCGAAAAGATATGGAAAAAAGGAAGCAAACATTTTATTTTCCTGATCATCTCTTTTGCCATTGCCAATACTTTTCTGGCTTATATGATCGGCTCGGATGTGCTGTTTAAAATCATCACGGAGCCCATTGCAGGCCATGTTTCAGGGTTTATATCCATCTGGCTGTTTACTTTTATATTTTATGGCGTATTTGCTTACGTGCGCGAAGTGGTGTGCACTGTAATCTGTCCTTATGGAAGGCTTCAGGGGGTACTGCTTGATAACCAGAGCCTCGTAGTAGCTTATGATTTTACCAGAGGCGAACCTCGCGGACGTTTACAGCGAAATGCACCCGAACAAAAAACTGGCGATTGTATTGATTGCGGACTCTGTGTGCAGGTTTGTCCTACAGGGATCGATATCCGCCAGGGAACACAGCTTGAATGTGTGAATTGTACCGCCTGCATCGATTCGTGCGATGAAGTCATGTTGAAAATAGGCAAATCCAAAAACCTGATCGGTTTCTTTAATCAGGATTTTATTGCAGAGCGGAAACCTTATAAAATTGGATTAAAATCTTATGGTTATGCTGCGGTTTTATTCGTGGTATTAATGGTTTTTTCTTCGCTGATTTACAAAAGGGAAAACATCCAGACCACCGTTTTAAGGGCCAGCGGTACTTTATACCAAAGCAGGGGGGCGGATAAAACCAGTAACCTGTACAACGCAGAGTTGGTGAACAAAACCAATAAAGAGGTGAAATTTACCTTCAGGTCGCAGGATACTAGTGATCAGATCGATTTTATTCAGCATGCAACTGTTTTACCAAAAGAAGGTACCGTGCACCTCACTTTCTTTCTGATCAGGAAAAATAATTCGATTAAAAAATACAAAACAGATGCGGTTTTCGAAGTGCTTGCCAATGGCGAGGTGTTGAGTACCGCAACAACTAGTTTTTTCGCACAGCCGGAAGGGAATGATTGA
- a CDS encoding FixH family protein, whose translation MNWGTKIVMGMFAFMLFIVGMVIYMFHVHGRDALIEENYYEKGINYNAEYDAKQNVLHDDAKPKISITDSQIVIQLKDSAEYELVLMRPANSDDDVKRKGNTTGASHLILVDKTKMAKGMWFINLSWHAGGKAYLFKNNITL comes from the coding sequence ATGAACTGGGGAACAAAAATAGTAATGGGGATGTTTGCATTTATGCTATTTATCGTGGGGATGGTGATTTACATGTTCCATGTACATGGCAGGGATGCCCTGATCGAAGAAAATTATTACGAAAAGGGAATCAATTACAATGCAGAATACGATGCCAAACAGAATGTATTACATGATGATGCCAAGCCTAAGATTTCCATTACCGATTCCCAGATTGTAATACAGTTAAAAGACAGTGCGGAATACGAACTGGTATTGATGCGGCCCGCCAATAGCGATGATGATGTTAAACGGAAAGGAAATACTACCGGAGCTTCACATCTTATCCTGGTTGATAAGACTAAAATGGCTAAGGGAATGTGGTTTATCAACCTTTCATGGCATGCTGGAGGAAAAGCATATCTCTTTAAAAATAACATTACCTTATGA
- a CDS encoding sulfite exporter TauE/SafE family protein: MTDYLPLAFLMGLFGSLHCAVMCGPIMLGMPFRKKDFFDSAVQLLLYQLGRIAVYTILGLLVGILGNSIRLFSDQKTLSILIGSVLILFTALQFNKRYRNRFSTLQLKAMNPLSKLMGKVFNLKLWGFFAGMLNGIIPCGMVYLALATALNTGNVQSGATFMFLFGLGTTPLMLMISLGGIFLKKYIRFNTNKLIPWLMLFMGALLIMRSADLGIPFFSPKNTGGYGHSIECR, translated from the coding sequence ATGACAGACTATCTGCCATTGGCATTTTTAATGGGACTGTTCGGAAGCCTCCACTGCGCGGTAATGTGCGGCCCCATTATGTTGGGTATGCCATTTAGAAAAAAGGATTTCTTTGATAGTGCGGTTCAGCTTTTGTTATATCAGCTGGGTAGAATTGCAGTTTATACCATTTTAGGCTTGCTGGTTGGTATTTTAGGGAATAGCATACGCCTGTTTAGTGATCAGAAAACGCTAAGTATACTTATTGGTTCTGTATTAATCCTATTCACCGCCTTACAGTTTAATAAAAGGTATAGAAACCGTTTTTCAACGCTTCAGTTAAAGGCCATGAATCCATTGAGTAAATTAATGGGTAAGGTATTCAATTTAAAATTATGGGGATTTTTTGCAGGTATGCTTAACGGTATTATCCCCTGTGGCATGGTTTACCTGGCCCTGGCAACAGCATTAAATACGGGGAATGTTCAATCAGGTGCTACTTTTATGTTTCTTTTCGGCCTTGGTACCACACCCTTAATGCTCATGATCTCGCTAGGTGGAATCTTTTTGAAAAAATACATCCGTTTTAACACCAATAAGCTTATTCCCTGGCTAATGCTTTTTATGGGCGCTTTACTCATCATGCGTTCGGCGGATTTAGGCATTCCATTTTTTTCTCCCAAAAATACAGGCGGTTATGGGCATTCGATAGAGTGCAGGTAA
- a CDS encoding transposase produces MSTKYKFHDSTEIYFVSFAVVGWIDVFTRAVYRDILLESLSYCRKEKGLKLHAWVIMSNHVHLIISSKEGYLLPNIMHDLKKYSAFRILKEIKESMTESRKEWMLYLFSKAGQQNGNNKNFHFWRQDNHPIALDPHLNMFDERINYLHNNPS; encoded by the coding sequence ATGAGTACAAAATATAAGTTTCATGATTCAACAGAAATATATTTTGTTTCTTTTGCCGTTGTGGGTTGGATTGACGTATTTACACGAGCTGTTTATAGAGATATTTTATTAGAAAGTTTATCTTACTGTAGAAAAGAAAAAGGACTTAAGCTCCATGCCTGGGTAATTATGAGTAATCATGTCCATCTAATTATAAGTAGTAAAGAAGGATATTTGTTGCCTAATATTATGCACGATTTAAAGAAATATTCTGCCTTTAGGATTTTAAAAGAAATAAAAGAGAGCATGACCGAAAGCAGGAAGGAATGGATGCTCTACTTATTTTCGAAAGCCGGGCAACAAAATGGCAACAATAAAAATTTTCATTTTTGGAGGCAGGATAACCATCCAATAGCGTTGGATCCACATCTTAACATGTTTGACGAGCGGATTAATTATCTTCATAATAACCCCAGTTGA
- a CDS encoding outer membrane beta-barrel protein encodes MKKLTLLLFFCFPLIAFSQLRKGLVTDKTGEPIDGVTIALRHADSTIAIQISKNGLFSFPQPLKGHYGLLLKAVGYNDLRKALSLPMDSVTILMISDDKTLDQVTVSASKPLIVRKIDRVIFNVENSIVATGATVWDALGKAPGVQTRFDGGVTANNKGVVIYMDDKPIRLSGEDLAAYLRSLPSDNISKIEVIANPTARYDAQGGAVINIISKKPKGDGFNVVLSGGYTQSTYSSYNPVTVFNYRKDKLNVYGSYGYSRRKKDHTESEYVIFASPENYSDWRNEKSGLRSGNANSYKIGADYNLTDKQVIGILVNGYNGANSRPNSTLTTIINNHSVLPDSILHTQNVSNGKASQYSFNLNYKIKLDTNGRNINVDLDYVPYQNNNSQQVDTYGISGHGNPLPDQYHIFTPSNQQIDIYSGKIDYTDKFWKKWTFESGLKYSSIRTRNSFDFYNNPTTGPELVSSRSDRFEYTENISAIYASITGDVGKWSFEGGLRGEYTRTNGKSAVLNTNNQNNYFKLFPTLFVVYKMNKDNEINLTYNSRISRPEYWRLNPFKSYTSPYTYLEGNPALQPAFIYHGELGYTYKQQYNISFYLRRIVDYFSNITVQDNTSKLFYDTQRNLDLSQEIGFSASFPIKPASWWEINNYAQGSYRQEKSGYLQARYDYHVWGIYLSSNHAFTLNKAQGLKAEISAWYSSPTIQGIYKLAKLYDVSAGMSKSLLKGKGTLRLAVNDIFYGNAYRIDVNYETQRNGFYEKSDTRSATLSFSYRLGGNPTAARKRTSASEEEKKRTQ; translated from the coding sequence ATGAAAAAGTTAACCTTACTCCTATTCTTCTGCTTTCCTTTAATTGCTTTTTCGCAATTGCGTAAAGGTTTGGTAACCGATAAAACCGGCGAACCGATTGATGGAGTAACCATTGCCTTGCGCCATGCAGACTCTACAATAGCCATCCAGATTTCAAAAAACGGCCTATTCAGTTTCCCGCAGCCTTTAAAAGGCCATTACGGATTACTGTTGAAGGCAGTTGGATATAATGATCTGCGCAAAGCCCTAAGTCTTCCGATGGATTCAGTCACGATATTGATGATCAGTGACGATAAAACCCTGGATCAGGTAACGGTATCCGCTTCAAAACCGCTTATTGTAAGAAAGATAGACAGGGTGATATTTAATGTCGAAAACAGCATTGTTGCCACTGGTGCTACGGTTTGGGATGCGCTGGGAAAAGCTCCTGGAGTACAAACACGTTTTGATGGAGGGGTAACAGCCAACAACAAAGGCGTAGTCATTTATATGGATGATAAACCCATCAGGCTCTCTGGCGAAGATCTGGCTGCCTATCTTCGAAGTCTGCCATCCGACAACATTTCCAAAATAGAGGTTATTGCCAATCCTACAGCCCGGTATGATGCCCAAGGCGGGGCGGTAATTAATATTATTTCTAAAAAACCAAAAGGTGATGGCTTTAACGTGGTACTTTCCGGCGGTTATACCCAATCAACCTATAGCAGCTATAATCCAGTTACGGTGTTTAATTATCGGAAAGACAAGCTGAATGTATATGGCAGTTATGGTTATAGCCGACGCAAAAAGGACCATACAGAAAGTGAATATGTCATTTTCGCCTCGCCTGAAAACTATTCGGATTGGCGGAATGAAAAATCGGGCCTACGCTCCGGGAATGCCAATAGTTATAAAATAGGTGCTGATTACAATCTTACTGATAAACAGGTGATCGGTATTTTGGTAAATGGCTACAATGGTGCGAACAGCAGACCAAATAGTACCTTAACGACTATTATTAACAACCACTCTGTACTACCAGATTCTATTCTTCATACCCAAAACGTTTCTAATGGAAAAGCCTCCCAGTATAGTTTTAATCTCAACTACAAGATCAAATTAGATACCAACGGCCGGAATATTAATGTGGATTTAGATTATGTGCCTTATCAGAATAATAATAGCCAGCAGGTTGATACTTACGGTATATCTGGTCATGGTAATCCGCTTCCTGATCAATACCATATTTTTACGCCTTCTAATCAACAAATTGATATCTATTCCGGAAAAATAGATTATACGGATAAGTTCTGGAAGAAATGGACCTTTGAATCGGGACTGAAATACAGCAGTATCCGTACGCGCAACAGTTTTGATTTTTATAATAATCCTACGACTGGCCCTGAATTGGTAAGCAGCCGCAGCGACCGTTTTGAATATACCGAAAATATATCAGCCATTTATGCCAGCATTACAGGAGATGTAGGCAAATGGAGCTTTGAGGGTGGTTTGCGCGGCGAATACACCCGAACAAATGGGAAATCGGCCGTATTAAACACCAACAATCAGAATAACTATTTTAAACTTTTCCCGACACTTTTCGTGGTGTATAAAATGAATAAAGACAATGAAATCAACCTCACCTATAATTCGAGAATCAGCCGTCCCGAATATTGGAGACTTAACCCTTTTAAATCTTACACCAGCCCCTACACTTATCTGGAGGGCAACCCAGCATTGCAACCTGCTTTTATTTACCATGGAGAACTGGGTTATACCTACAAACAGCAATATAATATTTCATTTTACCTACGACGGATAGTTGATTATTTTAGTAATATCACGGTACAGGATAATACCTCAAAACTTTTTTATGATACCCAAAGGAACCTTGATTTAAGTCAGGAAATAGGTTTTTCAGCATCTTTTCCGATCAAGCCGGCCTCGTGGTGGGAAATCAACAATTATGCACAGGGCTCCTATCGCCAGGAAAAATCTGGATATTTACAGGCCCGCTACGATTATCATGTTTGGGGCATTTATCTAAGTTCTAACCATGCTTTTACATTAAATAAGGCTCAAGGTTTAAAAGCAGAAATCAGCGCATGGTATTCTTCTCCTACTATACAGGGCATTTATAAACTTGCAAAACTTTATGATGTGAGTGCAGGTATGAGCAAAAGTCTGTTAAAAGGTAAAGGAACTTTAAGGCTGGCCGTAAACGATATTTTTTATGGAAATGCTTACCGCATTGATGTAAACTATGAAACCCAACGCAATGGTTTTTATGAAAAAAGTGATACTCGCAGTGCTACTTTAAGTTTCTCATACCGGTTGGGCGGTAATCCTACAGCAGCCAGGAAAAGAACTTCGGCAAGTGAAGAGGAGAAGAAACGCACGCAATAA
- a CDS encoding sensor histidine kinase KdpD yields the protein MKWLTSRYVFPLAVITLIISLCLQCAWIRQLYLAQKQDVKSKLESIVSNASKQIVYRSVSRGRERSSRFKQFFLSSEWFSLRQAFDELTLDNLHSQFHYGIDNDSTVVEMRMSFLNDPKKHFKISSSSKTDNMSPRQVSSDDQRDLKSLDSLVNRQLQQFGFSINRNYALYDYSSGKLIKTVPFTKSSISFTSERYTYNLKFLHRYQLVVGNIFWIVAFQMRYYLISSFMMLVLTAAAFYLLIRLMKNQQLYAQARISFTSNMTHELQTPISTIAVALESISKYHLIDEPEKLKNYINISRHELQRLQSMIEKVLKQEQMDLGKTKLQFSLFDVQPVLQQVIYAMDVQVQEKSTELILLQSDEPVFIKGDAMHISNVCYNLIDNALKYSPHHAKIEVSCSIADHQLTISFKDNGPGINEIYQQQVFERFFRIFNQDNIHNVKGSGLGLHYVKQVVELHGGRVVLQSKIGKGCNFMVILPLYEEN from the coding sequence ATGAAATGGCTTACATCCAGATATGTTTTTCCTTTGGCGGTGATCACACTGATCATAAGCCTATGTTTGCAATGTGCCTGGATACGGCAATTGTACCTGGCACAAAAACAGGATGTTAAAAGCAAACTCGAATCTATTGTAAGCAACGCCTCCAAACAGATCGTTTACCGAAGCGTGTCAAGGGGGCGCGAACGGAGCAGTCGTTTTAAGCAGTTTTTTCTTTCTTCAGAATGGTTTTCATTGAGGCAGGCCTTTGATGAACTGACATTGGATAACCTGCATAGCCAGTTTCATTATGGGATCGATAATGATAGCACTGTTGTTGAAATGAGGATGTCTTTTCTCAATGATCCGAAAAAACACTTTAAAATTTCTTCATCATCAAAAACGGATAACATGTCTCCTCGTCAGGTTTCATCAGATGATCAGAGAGATTTGAAAAGTCTGGATAGTCTGGTGAACCGTCAACTTCAACAGTTCGGCTTCAGCATCAATAGGAATTATGCCTTATACGATTATTCGAGCGGAAAATTGATCAAAACAGTTCCTTTTACCAAAAGCAGTATTTCTTTTACCAGCGAGCGTTATACCTACAACTTAAAGTTCTTGCACAGATACCAGCTTGTGGTGGGCAATATTTTTTGGATTGTTGCTTTTCAGATGCGTTATTACCTGATCTCATCCTTTATGATGCTGGTGCTTACGGCAGCAGCGTTTTACCTGCTTATCAGACTGATGAAAAACCAGCAGCTTTATGCACAGGCGAGGATAAGTTTTACCAGCAATATGACGCATGAACTTCAAACGCCAATCTCGACAATTGCGGTTGCTCTTGAATCGATCAGCAAGTATCATTTAATTGATGAACCCGAAAAGTTAAAGAATTATATTAATATCAGCCGCCATGAATTGCAGCGCCTACAGTCGATGATTGAAAAGGTACTTAAACAGGAACAAATGGACCTGGGAAAAACGAAACTGCAGTTCAGCCTGTTCGATGTTCAACCCGTACTGCAACAGGTGATTTACGCCATGGATGTACAGGTACAGGAAAAAAGTACAGAACTTATACTTTTGCAATCAGATGAACCTGTTTTCATAAAAGGTGATGCGATGCATATTTCGAATGTTTGTTATAATCTGATTGACAATGCATTAAAATATTCTCCTCATCATGCTAAAATTGAGGTATCCTGCAGCATTGCCGATCATCAGTTAACAATCAGTTTTAAAGACAACGGCCCGGGGATAAATGAAATTTATCAGCAGCAGGTTTTTGAACGCTTTTTCAGGATTTTTAACCAGGATAATATACACAATGTGAAAGGCTCAGGACTTGGGCTTCATTATGTAAAACAGGTAGTGGAGCTTCATGGCGGACGTGTTGTGCTGCAGAGCAAAATAGGAAAAGGATGTAATTTTATGGTTATTTTGCCATTATATGAAGAAAATTAA
- a CDS encoding response regulator transcription factor, translating into MKKIKVLYAEDEPFLARIVFDGLSSSGYEVNLALDGQLAWTQFQKYKPDICVLDIMMPQKDGYTLAAEIRKSDPNIPIIFLSAKALTEDVVMGFKNGGNDYLKKPFSIDELLVRMESLLKRFGNTQKEESELIRKYQFMNCELDPLAQRLKTSVDEYSLSYKETVLLELLLKNRNSILEREDALIKIWGEDSFYNGRSMDVFMAHLRKLLKSEPEIQIISLRGVGYKLIC; encoded by the coding sequence ATGAAGAAAATTAAGGTTTTGTATGCAGAAGATGAGCCTTTTTTGGCTCGTATTGTTTTTGATGGCTTAAGCAGTAGTGGTTACGAGGTAAATCTGGCTTTGGACGGGCAATTGGCCTGGACACAATTTCAGAAATATAAGCCCGATATCTGCGTGCTTGATATCATGATGCCGCAAAAAGATGGTTATACATTGGCGGCTGAAATCAGGAAATCGGATCCCAATATCCCGATTATCTTTTTGAGTGCAAAAGCCCTTACCGAAGATGTGGTGATGGGATTTAAAAACGGAGGTAATGACTACCTTAAAAAACCATTTAGTATTGATGAACTGCTTGTACGCATGGAATCTCTTTTAAAAAGATTTGGAAATACGCAAAAGGAAGAAAGTGAACTCATTAGGAAATACCAGTTCATGAATTGTGAACTCGATCCGCTTGCCCAAAGACTAAAAACGTCTGTAGATGAATATTCACTTTCTTATAAAGAAACCGTTCTGCTCGAATTACTGTTGAAAAATCGCAACAGCATTTTGGAACGGGAGGATGCTTTAATCAAAATATGGGGAGAAGACAGTTTTTACAATGGTCGCAGTATGGATGTTTTTATGGCACACCTGCGCAAGCTTTTAAAAAGCGAACCTGAAATACAGATCATCAGTTTAAGGGGAGTGGGGTATAAGCTTATTTGTTGA